A genomic stretch from Candidatus Babeliales bacterium includes:
- a CDS encoding MarR family winged helix-turn-helix transcriptional regulator encodes MTKSPFGFKKPEDSPGFLLWQTTIIWQRRINKALDEYGVSHAQFVIMALLLWFQENNYESNQALIADKSKLDKMTVSKALKKLVELGFVQRTEDTRDTRAKVAQLTEKGKTMVKVLVPIVEGIDKKFFGNVSVFDQQQLIKILGALLEKIRD; translated from the coding sequence ATGACTAAGTCGCCATTCGGTTTTAAAAAGCCAGAAGACAGTCCCGGTTTTTTATTGTGGCAGACAACTATAATCTGGCAGCGACGGATAAACAAAGCGCTTGATGAATATGGCGTTTCGCATGCGCAGTTTGTGATCATGGCGCTTTTGTTGTGGTTTCAAGAAAACAATTATGAGAGTAATCAAGCTTTGATTGCTGATAAATCTAAGCTTGATAAAATGACCGTTTCAAAAGCGCTTAAAAAATTGGTGGAACTTGGGTTTGTTCAGCGGACTGAAGATACGCGTGACACGCGCGCTAAGGTTGCTCAACTGACCGAAAAAGGCAAAACGATGGTTAAGGTCCTCGTGCCGATTGTTGAAGGGATAGACAAAAAGTTCTTTGGCAATGTTTCAGTTTTTGATCAGCAGCAGTTAATCAAAATTTTAGGTGCGCTGCTTGAAAAAATACGCGATTAG
- a CDS encoding tRNA-binding protein, with product MTTITYDDFERVDLRSGTIVKAELFPKAKKPAYKLWADFGPEIGVLQTSAQVTVHYTPETLVGRSIVGCVNLGEKNIAGFVSQFLLVGFSDESGAICLATTDPKAPNGKKLH from the coding sequence ATGACAACAATAACGTATGACGATTTTGAACGCGTTGACCTACGCTCAGGAACTATTGTTAAAGCTGAGCTCTTTCCCAAAGCAAAAAAGCCGGCCTATAAACTATGGGCCGACTTTGGACCAGAAATTGGCGTACTACAAACATCGGCACAAGTAACCGTGCACTACACGCCAGAAACATTGGTTGGACGCAGCATTGTTGGCTGCGTAAATTTGGGTGAAAAAAATATTGCCGGCTTTGTATCGCAATTTTTATTGGTTGGCTTTTCGGATGAAAGCGGCGCTATTTGTTTAGCAACGACTGATCCAAAGGCGCCTAACGGTAAAAAGTTGCACTAA